In one window of Gossypium hirsutum isolate 1008001.06 chromosome A01, Gossypium_hirsutum_v2.1, whole genome shotgun sequence DNA:
- the LOC107887847 gene encoding uncharacterized protein yields MFARLSLYDDGSVLAKLQVRPTWTDQIKEKQLLDESLVPRFQQVKKGETLEFGLNREGVLCFRGRMCILNDSELRQSILREAHGSPYAMHPGGNKLYRDLRDMYWWPGLKREVIDYVRAVGRIICNWQNLRIATAINPTKLGECRILGPELVADTESKVKLIRERLKEAFDRQKSYADLKRKGIEYSVGDYVFLKRVGPVAYQLELPLELEKVHDIFHVSMLRRYHSDPSHVIPIEEIEVRPDLTIEEEPVQILKRNVKVLRKKSVSLVKVLWRNHGTEEATWEPEESMWH; encoded by the exons atgtttgctcgtcttagcCTGTACGATGATGGTAGCGTGTTAGCTAAATTGCAAGTGAGACCAACTTGGACTGATCAAATTAAGGAGAAACAGTTGTTGGATGAGTCACTAGTTCCTCGTTTTCAGCAAGTGAAAAAGGGTGAAACTTTAGAATTTGGACTGAACAGGGAAGGGGTGTTATGCTTCCGAGGAAGAATGTGTATACTGAATGATTCTGAGCTGAGGCAGTCTATTCTGCGAGAGGCACATGGTAGCCCTTATGccatgcatcctggtgggaataagCTATACCGAGATCTTCGTGatatgtattggtggcctgggttgAAGCGCGAAGTTATTGATTATGTGA gggcagttgggaggattatttgtaattggcagaatttgcgtataGCAACAGCTATCAAtcca ACTAAGCTGGGTGAGTGTCGAATTTTGGGGCCGGAGTTAGTTGCTGATACAGAAAGCAAGGTAAAGCTGATTCGAGAGCGGTTGAAAGAGGCGTTTGATAGGCAGAAGTCCTATGCAGACTTAAAGCGTAAAGGGATTGAGTACTCTGTCGGGGATTATGTCTTTCTTAAg CGAGTAGGACCGGTGGCATATCAACTTGAGTTGCCCCTGGAGCTGGAGAAAGTTCACGACATCTTTCACGTTTCAATGCTTAGGCGATATCATTCTGATCCCTCGCACGTCATACCTATCGAGGAAATTGAAGTTAGGCCTGATCTAACCATCGAGGAAGAACCAGTGCAGATATTGAAGCGTAATGTTAAAGTATTGAGGAAGAAGTCTGTTTCTCTGGTCAAAGTACTGTGGCGCAATCACGGAACGGAAGAGGCCACTTGGGAACCGGAAGAGTCGATGTGGCATTAA